Sequence from the Coriobacteriia bacterium genome:
TCCGCCACGCACGAGACGCAACACCGGACGGGCCACACGGGCCGGACGGGCGTCGCGCATGATCTTGTGTGCCGCTGAGCCCACGTCCCGTGGGCCTCCTTCCTGCTACGCTCCCCGCCCTGAGGCGGGTCCCCTTGGTTCACTACACTCGCTCTGCGACCCTCAAGCGCGCACTCCGCGCCCGGGGGTTCCGTTCCACCTCGTCGTCCGTCGGAACGAGCGGCCGCTTGGTCACGATCCGGAGTACCGGCTCCTGCCCGCACCTGCAGACCGGCAGGTCGGGAGGGCAAACACACCCCTGCGCGAGCTCGCTGAATATGTCGCGGACAATCCCATCCTCAAGAGAGTGGTAGCTGATGACCGCGATGCGACCACCCGGAGCAAGCCATCGAACGGCCGCGCGCAGCCCTCGTTCGAGGACCTCGAGCTCCCGGTTCACTTCGATGCGCAGCGCCTGGAACGTGCGCCGTGCCGGATGGCCCCCGGTCCTGCGTGCCGCCGCCGGGATCGCCGCCTTCACGATCTCGACGATCTCACCCGTGGTGGTAAGGCGGTGTTGGCCTCGCGCGGCTACGACGAATGCTGCGATGCGCGAGGCCCACCGTTCCTCACCGTACTCGCGCAGGATTCGCGTGAGCTCGGGTTCGGAGTACGTATTGACGATGTCAGCCGCGGTAGGCTGCGACGTAGAGGAGTCCATCCGCATATCGAGCGGAGCATCCTCCTGGTAGGTGAAGCCGCGGCCGACATGGTCGAGCTGGGGAGATGAGACGCCGAGATCGAAGAGGAACGCGTCCACGTACGGGATGCGGGCTTCAAGCAGTACCTCGTCGAGATTCCCGAAGTTCCCCTTGAGAAGCACGATGGGGGTAAGTTCCTGCTGGCCGAGGCGTAGTGTGTCTGCTGCTGCGGTGAGTGCGGCGTCATCTTGATCGATTCCCACCACGATCCCGGTGGGTGCTACAAGCTGCGTGATCCGCTCCGTGTGTCCTGCCCCGCCTAAGGTACAGTCAACGAAGATGGAGCCGTCGTGTAAGGTCAGCTGCTGCGTGACCTCGGCCAGCAAAACTGGGGTGTGCCGGTATTCCATTCTCAAGGACCCTAAAGGATGCCGAGTTCGGCGAGCTTGCTCGTCACTTCCTCGATCCGGCCTTCGGCGGCCTTGTTATAGGCCTCCCACGCACCGGAGTCCCAGATCTCGACGCGATTACCGTTACCTATGACGGCCACATCTCGCTCGAGACCCGCCCACTCACGGAGCTTCACCGGGATACTGATGCGCCCTGCAGAATCAAGATCGTCATCCTTCGCGTGGGCCGCGAAGTGACGTCGGGCTATCCGAAGGTCCTCGCCAAAGTCCATCTGGCTGACGAGGCTGGCAAGGAAGGCTTCAAACTCCGTCGGATCGAACAGGTAGAGGCACTTCTCGATGCCCTGTACTACGACGTAGCTTCCGGAGAGCTGATTGCGGAACTTCGCAGGCAGCGACAGGCGCCCCTTGGCGTCCAGCGTGTGCTGGTACTCGCCGAGAAACATCCCTGTCCCTCCCCACTTCATCCCGCAATGCGTGCCCCACAGGCACCGGCTTGTGCCTAATGTATGCCACTACATCCCACTTTGCAACACTTTCTGCGCATTTCCTCCACTGCGGCCTACCCCACCCCCCGGGGTCCCCTCGGAGGTGCGACGCGTACCATCACGCGCCGGTCCTCACCGGCCGTGCGTCGCCGTTCCCGGAATCGGGTACGTCATTGATGAACCCAGACCCCCTGATCGCACGTCATACGGAACGACAGGCAGGAATCGGACCTTGACAGTGGAATGGAGTAGGGACAGCACCGGTCTCTCGCCGCGGTTGCCCGTGCAGGGCGCTCACGGTAGAATCCGGCTAGCACACGAATCCGATGGAGGTGAACAGCCCCTATGTACGGATGGTTCAACATCGGTAACGAGGTTTCCGGCATCATGTTCAACATGGTGATGGTCGTCTTCGGGGTGGTCGTCGCGCTCGCGATAGGCTTCCTCGTCTACGCCGCCAAGAAGCTCAAGAAGGCCGAGGAGACCATCGCCTCCCTTAAGGGCGAGTAGCTCCACTCCATTCTCACTGTCTCGACCGAACGCCCTTTGACCTGTCAGACAAAGGTCACAAGGGCGTTCGTGCATTCACGGCAAAGGTGCACCGCCCGGAAGGAGGAGCCCGGTCATGAAGCGCAGGACAGGAACACGGGTGGCTGCGGGACTGTTGACGGCGCTGCTGCTCGTCAGCGTCCTTGCAGGCTGTGCGGGCGAAGAAGCCGCCGTTGATGAGGTCGGCCGTGCCGTGGGGGGCAGCGAGCCCATGGCAGCTACCGATGCCGGCGTTTCCGAAGAGTACGCCGAGTCGGACAAGGCCGTGCAGACCACGTCTGCGGAAGGCACGACTGCTGAAACCGATCGCCTGATCATCCGCACGCAAACGATGCGCGTCGAGGTGGAGAGCACGCCCGATGCGGTCGAATCGCTCCGCGGACTGGCAAAGACCAACGGCGCGGTGATCACCGACCTCCAGGTGGCCACCGACACCGACGAGTGGCTGTACCGCTACGACGAGTACGGATACTCCGTGGGCGACGGCGCGGCGCTGCGGGGCTGGATGACCGTTCGGGTGCCCGCAGAGTCCCTTGATGCGTTCGTCACCGGGGCCATGGCCCTCGGCAGCGTGAAGTACCAGGCCGAGGACACCCAGGACGTGACCGAGCAGCACGTAGACCTCACCGCCCGCCTGGCCAACCTGCAGGCACAGGAGGTCAGGCTGCGCACGTTCTTCGACGCCGCACAGAATGTGACCGACATGCTGGCGATCGAGGCGGAACTCAACAGGGTCCGCCAGGAGATCGAGAGCATGCAGGCCCAGGTCACCTACCTGGAACGTCAGGCCGCCATGGCCACCGTGACCATCGAACTCACCGAGGAGCAGGCGGTCGTACGGCCCGACGGCGAGGACTGGGGCCTCGAGGATGCCGTGACCGACGGGATCCAGGGAGCTGCCGGCGTTCTCGGGTTCGTGATCCGGCTTGTGCTCGCCACGCTTCCGCTCTGGGTGCCCGCTCTCATCATCCTGTTCGTGGTCTGGATGATCGTGAAGCGTCGCCGCGCCAAGCGCCTCGCCGAAGCCACCGCATCGGCGGAGGTCGCCTACTCGGCACCGAACGATCAGACGGGCGAGTGAACGTGCGGCTCATGCCGCGACTCAGAATGCCGCTGTGGGCGGCGGTCGTGATCCCGACCGCCGCCTACGCCGTTCGTAGCCTCGTCAGGGGAAGCGTGTCTCCCGATCTGCCTGCAGACGCACTGGCATTCGGCGCGCTCGCTCTCGTGCTCGGCCTAGCCGCGCTGTACCGCGCGTCCACGCACGACAGCCGCGACGAGCTGACCGAACAGGTGGACGGTGGCGACGGCGCAGAAGGCACCGAGCGGTAGCAGGCCAAGATCCACAGCGGGGTCAAGCCCTGAGACCCCCGGTGCGCCGGAGCCGCCGACAAGCGTAAGCCACCCGCCGAGCGCGACACCGATCGCGGCCCCGAGGCCCCAGGACGCTGCCCAGAAGAGCGCGCCCGTAATGCGGAAGCGCTCTCTGCGACGGTCCAACAGCACGTCGCTAGCCCTTCTCGTAGGGCACGCCGACCTGGGCGGGACCGACGGCCCGACCGATGACACCTGCGAGAACGACGACTGTCACCACATACGGCACCATCAGGAAGAACTCGGGGGGCAGGTCGATCACATCGCGGAACGGCTGAAGCTTGATCTGAAGAGCATCCGCAAAGCCGAACAGCAGCGATGCGAGGTACGATCCGATCGGCGTCCAGCGGCCGAAAATGTTCGCGGCCAGCGCGATGAACCCTCGCCCGTTGGTAAACCCCTCCTGGAAGACGCCAACCTGCTCGATGCTCAGATTCGCCCCGGCAAGACCTCCGAGCGCGCCGCTCATGAGCACGGCCATCCAGCGTCCCCGCGCCACGCTCACGCCTGCGGTATCAACAGCCCTCGGATGCTCGCCAAGTGCACGAAGACGCAGTCCCCACCTGGTGTGATACATCGCCCAGTGCGCCCCGACTGCGATGATGACCGCGAGGTAGACGAGCGGGGTGTGGGACAGGAACACCCCGTTGATCCACCGCCAGACCTCTCCAAGGAACCCGTCCCCCATCGCGCCGAAGCCGAATACCGGCTGCAGAGTCGGAATGGGCTGTGTCGTGCCGGGATGGCCGTACCACAGCTCCATGAGGAACCCGGTGAGTCCGAGAGCCAACAGGTTGATCGCCGTACCCGAGACCACCTGGTCCGTGCGCAAGTTGACCGAAGCCAGGGCGTGCACCGCAGAGATACCGACCCCGGCGAGCACCGCCACGAGCACTCCGAGCCACGGGCTGCCGGTTGCGAGCACTGTTGCGGTGCCGAAGAACGCGCCGATGAGCATGATGCCCTCGAGCGCGATGTTCACGACACCGGAGCGTTCGCAGATAGTGCCGCCGATCGCCGCAAGCGCGAGTGGCGTCGCCATACGGAGCGCCGCAGCGAACAGGTCCGGCGTGATGATGTCACTCAGCACCGCTGGCCACCTCCTTCTGACGCTTGCGGATGAACCAGTTCACGATGCCCTCGGCTGCGACGAAGAAGATCACCAGCGCCTGGATGATGAGGATGATCTTCTGTGACACGCCTGCCTCCAGTTGCATCGTCCCGCTGCCCGCCGACAACGCACCGAACAGCAGTGCTGCAGCGATGATGCCGAGCGGGTGATTCTTGGCCAGAAGTGCCACAGCGATGCCGGTGAACCCGACTCCTGAGGAGAACTGGTCGAAGATCCGGTGGTGGAGTCCCATGACCTCGACGCCGCCTGCCAGCCCGGCGAGCGCCCCTGAGATGCACAGCGCTTTGACCGTTGTCCACTGGACCGAGATACCCGCCGTCTCCGCCGCCCACGGACTCAGGCCGACAGCGCGGTTCTCATAGCCGAGCGTGGTGTAGCGCAGCACCAGCCAGATCCCGACCGCCGCGGCGATCGCGATCAGGACGCCGAGGTGGGCGCGACCGAGGTTGAGGTACGGGAACGCCTCGATAGCACCCTCCGAAAACAGCGACTGGATGCGCGGAATCTGGGCTGACTCGGTCAGTGAGACCGTCTGCGGTATCTGGCCTGGAGCCTTGATGGGGCCGGCAGTCAGCCACGCGACGACGTAGCGGGCGATGTGCGAGAACATCATCGTGGTGATGACCTCATGCGCCCCGATCCGAGCCTTGAGAATCGCCGGAATGAATGCCCACGCCGCACCTGCCAACGCCGCGGCTACGATGAGGGTGGGAATCGTCACCATCGGGGGAAGCGCGGCCATCTGCACACCGAGCCACGCGGCGAGCAGACCTCCCATCATCAGCTGCCCTTCGGCGCCGATGTTGAACAGCCCTGCGCGGAAACCATACCCTACCGCCAGACCGGCCAAGATGAGCGGAGTGGACCGCAGGATCGTCTCTCCGGTCTGCCTCGGACCACCGAACGCGCCCTTGAACAGAGCAGCGAACGCCGCACCGGGATCGTATCCCGCAATCCAGATGATGAGCGAACCCACGCCGATTGCGAGCACGGTGGAGATGATCGGCATGCCGACCTTCTGCACCGCGGACATCCACGCGCGTTGAGCAGGCACAGCCTCTCTCGGTTCACTCATGCGCCCACCCCCGATCCTGCCGGCGACACATCGGCGGCGCCCTCAAGCTTCGTGCCGCCGCCGCCCGTCATGTGGTAGCCGAGCGTCTCGGCATCCGCTTCATCGGCGGAGAACTCCTTGACGATCCGGCCCTCGTACATGACCAGGATCCGGTCGGCAAGGGAGAGAACCTCTTCGAGCTCCAGGCTGATCAGGAGTACCGCCTTGCCTGCCGTGCGCTCGGCGATTATCTGCCGATGCACGAACTCGATGGCCCCAACATCCAGCCCGCGCGTCGGCTGCGCCGCGACGAGCAACTCGGGGTTCCTGCCGATCTCGCGTGCGACGACCACCTTCTGCTGGTTGCCGCCGGAAAGGCTCGACGCGATGACCTTCTCCGATGGAGTGCGGATGTCGTAATCTGCGATGCGCTTCTTTGCCATCGAGGTGATCTCACGCGGGTGCATGACACCGCGCGTGGCGTACGGCTTCACTCGGTGGTCGCCCAGTACCAGATTCTCGGCAAGGTTGAACGAAAGCACCAGGCCGCGCCGATGCCGGTCCTCGGGGATGTGGGACACTCCCACCTCGATCGAGGATCGTGCGCTCGCATGCGTGATGTCCTTGCCTTTGAGGGTGATGCTGCCCGACTCCGGCCGGCGCAGGCCCACGAGCGCCTCGACGAGCTCGGTCTGACCGTTCCCGCTGACCCCCGCGATGGCCACGATCTCGCCACCACACACGG
This genomic interval carries:
- a CDS encoding DUF4349 domain-containing protein, which translates into the protein MKRRTGTRVAAGLLTALLLVSVLAGCAGEEAAVDEVGRAVGGSEPMAATDAGVSEEYAESDKAVQTTSAEGTTAETDRLIIRTQTMRVEVESTPDAVESLRGLAKTNGAVITDLQVATDTDEWLYRYDEYGYSVGDGAALRGWMTVRVPAESLDAFVTGAMALGSVKYQAEDTQDVTEQHVDLTARLANLQAQEVRLRTFFDAAQNVTDMLAIEAELNRVRQEIESMQAQVTYLERQAAMATVTIELTEEQAVVRPDGEDWGLEDAVTDGIQGAAGVLGFVIRLVLATLPLWVPALIILFVVWMIVKRRRAKRLAEATASAEVAYSAPNDQTGE
- the mraZ gene encoding division/cell wall cluster transcriptional repressor MraZ — encoded protein: MFLGEYQHTLDAKGRLSLPAKFRNQLSGSYVVVQGIEKCLYLFDPTEFEAFLASLVSQMDFGEDLRIARRHFAAHAKDDDLDSAGRISIPVKLREWAGLERDVAVIGNGNRVEIWDSGAWEAYNKAAEGRIEEVTSKLAELGIL
- a CDS encoding ABC transporter permease: MLSDIITPDLFAAALRMATPLALAAIGGTICERSGVVNIALEGIMLIGAFFGTATVLATGSPWLGVLVAVLAGVGISAVHALASVNLRTDQVVSGTAINLLALGLTGFLMELWYGHPGTTQPIPTLQPVFGFGAMGDGFLGEVWRWINGVFLSHTPLVYLAVIIAVGAHWAMYHTRWGLRLRALGEHPRAVDTAGVSVARGRWMAVLMSGALGGLAGANLSIEQVGVFQEGFTNGRGFIALAANIFGRWTPIGSYLASLLFGFADALQIKLQPFRDVIDLPPEFFLMVPYVVTVVVLAGVIGRAVGPAQVGVPYEKG
- the rsmH gene encoding 16S rRNA (cytosine(1402)-N(4))-methyltransferase RsmH, encoding MEYRHTPVLLAEVTQQLTLHDGSIFVDCTLGGAGHTERITQLVAPTGIVVGIDQDDAALTAAADTLRLGQQELTPIVLLKGNFGNLDEVLLEARIPYVDAFLFDLGVSSPQLDHVGRGFTYQEDAPLDMRMDSSTSQPTAADIVNTYSEPELTRILREYGEERWASRIAAFVVAARGQHRLTTTGEIVEIVKAAIPAAARRTGGHPARRTFQALRIEVNRELEVLERGLRAAVRWLAPGGRIAVISYHSLEDGIVRDIFSELAQGCVCPPDLPVCRCGQEPVLRIVTKRPLVPTDDEVERNPRARSARLRVAERV
- a CDS encoding ABC transporter permease, coding for MSEPREAVPAQRAWMSAVQKVGMPIISTVLAIGVGSLIIWIAGYDPGAAFAALFKGAFGGPRQTGETILRSTPLILAGLAVGYGFRAGLFNIGAEGQLMMGGLLAAWLGVQMAALPPMVTIPTLIVAAALAGAAWAFIPAILKARIGAHEVITTMMFSHIARYVVAWLTAGPIKAPGQIPQTVSLTESAQIPRIQSLFSEGAIEAFPYLNLGRAHLGVLIAIAAAVGIWLVLRYTTLGYENRAVGLSPWAAETAGISVQWTTVKALCISGALAGLAGGVEVMGLHHRIFDQFSSGVGFTGIAVALLAKNHPLGIIAAALLFGALSAGSGTMQLEAGVSQKIILIIQALVIFFVAAEGIVNWFIRKRQKEVASGAE